In Aspergillus nidulans FGSC A4 chromosome II, a single window of DNA contains:
- a CDS encoding protein bglN (transcript_id=CADANIAT00004744), which translates to MHSNILPVLTSVATLLGLVQGQSQQPYRDWAKAYEAAETLVLPWTLEQQANISVRDGTAPGFVPFEPSDGVRSVQGSGKDYDNPAMRTSSNLDDRTLHELYLWPWIDGVANGLGSVMCVMNRVNGIIGCENDHIMNGILKNETGFRGFIVPDVTAPVDKAAGLLGGLGWNSGYSVSEIMAAVKNGSIPESVMTEHALRIVATQLNLLQPPEEYAFPVETADLNVRDPSSKDFIRRAGSESIVLLKNKNNTLPLRSPMSLGIFGKDAANLATGPTPQSDFSNFAGDTYDGHLITGGGSYSPAPYVVSPLDALTARAADGQGFGYKYILSDNWTVTPSESTGEGFFQTSGVSVSQYARESEHCLVFINAFGKEGSDRRTLADETGDKLVNDVADYCGSTIVIINNAGVRLVDAWIEHENVTVFTDLIPCSNQVHTNMFCFPGCPERRRSRQESGHAIVDVLFGDVNPSAKLVYTIAKSKDDYNGQICECCECDYTEGLYIDYRHFDQAGIEPRFEFGFGLCFKSDGRANIAAYTTFTHSDLTINPSTDITTLQPYATGPITEGGPSDLFEQILTISASISNTGGVAGAEVAQLYLSFPDAAKAPVRQLRGFEKVYLEPGETKFVSFPIQRRDLSIWDEQTSKWKIVGGKYGVVLGRSSRDFTVEETLELLTI; encoded by the exons ATGCATTCAAATATTCTCCCCGTCTTGACTAGCGTAGCGACGCTGCTAGGCCTTGTCCAAggtcagagccagcagccgtATCGTGACTGGGCAAAGGCatatgaagcagcagagacacTTGTGCTGCCCTGGACATTAGAGCAGCAAGCCAATATCTCTGTCAGGGATGGCACGGCGCCGGGCTTTGTGCCGTTTGAGCCGAGTGACG GAGTCCGCTCGGTTCAAGGCTCTGGGAAGGACTA CGACAACCCTGCGATGCGGACCTCCAGCAATCTAGACGACCGAACCCTACATGAGCTCTACCTCTGGCCCTGGATAGACGGTGTTGCGAATGGACTGGGTTCCGTTATGTGTGTCATGAACCGCGTCAATGGAATCATTGGCTGTGAAAATGATCACATTATGAACGGCATTTTGAAGAATGAGACCGGTTTTAGAG GTTTCATCGTCCCTGATGTCACTGCGCCTGTGGACAAGGCTGCCGGCCTGCTTGGAGGGCTTGGCTGGAACTCAGGGTACTCCGTCTCGGAGATCATggctgctgtcaagaacGGAAGTATCCCAGAAAGCGTCATGACTGAACATGCGTTGAGAATCGTGGCCACGCAGTTGAACCTCCTTCAGCCACCTGAGGAGTACGCATTTCCTGTTGAGACGGCCGACCTCAACGTCCGAGACCCCAGCAGCAAAGACTTCATCCGCAGAGCCGGGTCCGAGTCAATCGTCCTGCTCAAGAACAAAAACAACACCCTCCCCCTCCGCAGCCCGATGTCGCTGGGGATCTTTGGCAAAGACGCGGCCAATCTCGCCACGGGACCGACGCCGCAGTCGGACTTTTCTAACTTCGCAGGCGATACCTATGATGGACACCTCATCACTGGAGGTGGCAGCTACTCACCAGCTCCGTATGTCGTGTCTCCGTTAGACGCCCTCACGGCGAGAGCCGCAGATGGCCAGGGCTTTGGTTACAAATACATTCTCTCAGACAACTGGACCGTCACGCCTTCCGAGTCTACTGGGGAAGGGTTCTTCCAGACCTCTGGGGTATCCGTTTCGCAGTACGCTAGAGAGTCAGAGCACTGCCTCGTCTTTATCAATGCCTTTGGCAAAGAAGGCTCAGATCGACGGACTCTTGCTGACGAGACGGGGGACAAGCTGGTCAACGATGTCGCCGATTACTGCGGTAGCACGATTGTCATCATAAACAATGCCGGGGTTCGGCTTGTAGACGCATGGATTGAACATGAGAATGTCACTGTATTCACCGATTTAATCCCTTGCTCAAATCAGGTGCACACTAACATGTTTTGCTTCCCAGGCTGTCCTGAACGCAGGCGCTCTCGGCAGGAAAGTGGGCACGCCATCGTCGATGTCCTCTTCGGCGACGTCAATCCTTCAGCCAAACTCGTCTACACAATCGCAAAGAGCAAAGATGACTATAACGGGCAAATATGCGAGTGCTGTGAATGCGACTATACGGAGGGACTCTACATCGACTACCGGCATTTCGACCAGGCAGGGATCGAGCCGCGGTTTGAGTTCGGGTTCGGATTGT GTTTCAAGTCTGACGGGAGAGCGAATATTGCAGCTTACACGACTTTCACCCACTCCGACTTGACAATCAACCCCAGCACAGATATAACAACACTCCAACCCTATGCTACAGGCCCCATTACAGAAGGCGGTCCCTCCGATCTCTTCGAGCAGATCCTCACCATCAGCGCCTCAATTAGCAATACCGGAGGAGTTGCTGGAGCAGAAGTAGCACAGCTGTACCTTTCCTTCCCAGATGCCGCTAAGGCACCGGTTCGACAATTGCGCGGGTTCGAGAAAGTCTACCTTGAGCCCGGCGAGACGAAGTTTGTCAGCTTTCCCATTCAAAGAAGGGATCTAAGTATCTGGGATGAGCAGACATCGAAGTGGAAAATCGTCGGTGGAAAGTACGGTGTGGTGCTGGGGAGGAGTAGCCGGGATTTCACGGTCGAGGAAACGCTGGAACTTTTGACCATTTAA
- a CDS encoding DNA-(apurinic or apyrimidinic site) lyase APN1 (transcript_id=CADANIAT00004746), whose amino-acid sequence MPPRGARKAAGIETNKRELGDDHELLSTRRQSKRIKSAEQLRSTPSSPQPKSRRVQVKREARYLQEETTKAENPTLLNTEELTEVKSEVSVKVNEEEIKEQTSATKATRKRRSTKKEEAEMTPLRVRTQGLRMFVGAHVSAAGGVFNAVNNSKHVGGNAFALFLKSQRKWDNPPLQDEHRDNFVKLCKEHDYDAAKYVLPHGSYLVNLAQEDEAKAKQAYDAFLDDLRRCEALGIRLYNFHPGSTNKTPLSSALARLAKALTNALAATSNVVPVLETMCGHGSTIGGSLSEFRDLLALIPKEYHSRIGVCIDTCHSFAAGYDLVSPAGFQAFLKEFEDLIGIQHLRALHLNDSKAPGGSKRDLHANIGTGFLGLRAFHNVMNEPRFEGLPMILETPIDRIPAAATNRAKQEAAEEDVESGASDDEIKPKTKKKQQKKPAAAKAVPDYSIWAREIALLESLIGMDPESDEFRALEAELSEEGRETREKHMEQYLRKQETEEKKKAKSGGKQKTLIGMMNGSKGRGKSTTKKGYETESEDEGCQSC is encoded by the exons ATGCCTCCCCGAGGAGCTCGAAAAGCGGCGGGGATTGAGACGAACAAACGGGAATTAGGTGATGACCACGAGTTACTCTCTACAAGACGGCAGTCGAAACGTATCAAGTCGGCCGAACAACTTCGGTCTACCCCATCTAGCCCACAACCCAAATCTAGAAGAGTTCAGGTGAAGAGAGAGGCTCGATATTTGCAGGAGGAGACAACAAAAGCTGAAAACCCCACGCTTTTAAACACAGAGGAGCTTACGGAGGTGAAATCGGAAGTCTCTGTTAAAgtcaatgaagaggagataAAGGAACAAACATCTGCGACAAAGGCCACTAGAAAACGGAGGTCtacaaagaaagaagaagctgagatGACGCCATTAAGGGTACGAACACAGGGATTGCGGATGTTCGTCGGCGCTCATGTAAGCGCAGCAGGAG GAGTTTTCAATGCCGTGAATAACAGCAAACACGTTGG CGGCAACGCTTTCGCCCTTTTCCTGAAATCTCAGAGGAAGTGGGACAACCCTCCGCTCCAGGATGAGCATAGAGATAACTTCGTCAAGCTTTGCAAGGAGCACGACTACGATGCTGCGAA ATATGTTCTCCCTCATGGCTCTTATCTGGTTAATCTAGCAcaggaggatgaggccaAAGCGAAACAAGCATATGACGCGTTCTTAGACGATCTGCGTCGCTGCGAAGCACTCGGGATCAGGCTTTACAACTTTCA CCCCGGAAGCACAAATAAGACTCCCCTCTCCAGCGCACTTGCTCGGCTTGCCAAAGCCCTGACCAACGCCCTTGCCGCGACGTCCAATGTGGTACCCGTCCTAGAGACCATGTGTGGTCATGGCTCAACAATTGGTGGCTCTCTGTCCGAATTCCGGGACCTTCTTGCTCTCATCCCAAAAGAATACCATTCACGCATTGGCGTGTGTATAGATACCTGTCACAGCTTTGCAGCCGGGTATGATCTCGTGTCTCCGGCCGGATTCCAAGCATTTTTGAAAGAGTTTGAGGACTTAATTGGCATACAGCATCTACGTGCCCTCCACCTTAACGACTCTAAAGCGCCCGGCGGCAGCAAACGCGACCTGCACGCGAATATCGGAACTGGCTTCCTTGGTCTAAGAGCGTTTCACAATGTCATGAACGAGCCTCGCTTTGAGGGATTACCAATGATTCTCGAAACGCCAATCGATCGAATACCAGCTGCCGCTACAAATAGGGCAAAACAAGAAGcagcggaggaagatgttgAGTCAGGAGCCAGTGATGACGAAATCAAGCCAAAGACCAAGAAAAAACAACAGAAGAAACCCGCTGCGGCCAAGGCAGTCCCAGATTACTCTATCTGGGCTCGCGAAATCGCCCTCCTTGAGTCTTTGATTGGCATGGATCCCGAAAGTGATGAGTTCCGTGCGCTTGAAGCCGAGCTCTCTGAAGAGGGCCGAGAGACGCGGGAGAAGCACATGGAGCAGTATCTACGGAAACAAGAAActgaggaaaagaagaaggccaagagtGGGGGAAAGCAGAAAACACTGATAGGAATGATGAATGGAAGCAAGGGAAGAGGTAAATCGACCACGAAGAAGGGATACGAGACAGAAAGTGAGGACGAAGGTTGCCAGAGCTGCTGA
- a CDS encoding putative nucleotide-sugar transporter (transcript_id=CADANIAT00004745): MSISPGNHHRRRSSVLTGAGPSQPPFVEQREENHKREEQKPLAADDADISDLSSIAESEEGRYLSSDDDYPDDEETGLTASQRRQRRRRRKQRRQLDARIAGTKSRGDPFNLSSADRTVISRLLVNVGLILLWYFFSLAISIYNKWMFSRDENDKEVFPFPLFTTSLHMLVQFTLSSLILFFIPSLRPQPTPSPSPDVEAKPVLTQFFYLTRLVPCGAATSLDIGLGNMSLKFITLTFLTMCKSSALAFVLIFAFVFRLETPSVKLIAIIATMTVGVVMMVAGETAFNAVGFVLIIASAFFSGFRWGLTQILLLRHPATANPFSTLFFLTPVMFFSLLLIALAVEGPTEIITGLTALADAHGFGSGILLLIFPGVLAFCMISSEFALLKRSSVVTLSICGIFKEVVTITAAGVIFHDKLTAVNVTGLIVTIGSIASYNYMKVSKMRAEAQHNNWDSNPNSDSECDSAPRRQGDYQQVANPETSEIPESLDVHPHGLNAGRSFPALTAGPSHNINALTISTTNLSDHGRGSTHSPLVPGPSPLRSAPPIIVSMEDELQKAGHNLSSNDTTQSSSGRGSPAQSH, encoded by the exons ATGAGCATATCACCGGGcaatcatcatcgccggcgcaGCTCTGTTCTCACGGGCGCTGGTCCGTCACAACCACCTTTCGTCGAGCAAAGGGAGGAAAATCATAAACGTGAAGAACAGAAGCCGTTAGCTGCCGATGATGCAGATATTTCAGACCTATCCTCGATCGCGGAGAGTGAGGAGGGACGTTATTTGAGTTCCGACGACGACTATCctgacgatgaggaaacCGGACTCACAGCGAGCCAGAGACGCCAGCGGCGTCGACGACGGAAACAACGGAGGCAGTTGGATGCTCGCATTGCAGGCACAAAGTCTCGCGGAGATCCGTTCAATCTCAGTTCAGCAGATCGGACTGTTATCAGCAGGCTGCTGGTTAATGTTGGATTGATTCTGTTATGGTACTTTTTCTCGCTCGCCATATCTATT TACAATAAATGGATGTTTTCTCGAGACGAGAACGACAAGGAGGTCTTCCCATTCCCCCTCTTCACGACCAGCCTGCATATGCTCGTCCAGTTCACCCTCTCTTCCcttatcctcttcttcatcccctcgCTCCGGCCTCAGCCTACACCTTCGCCATCTCCCGACGTGGAGGCCAAACCGGTGCTCACCCAGTTCTTCTACCTAACACGCTTGGTCCCGTGCGGCGCAGCGACTTCTTTAGATATCGGTCTAGGCAACATGTCTCTAAAGTTCATAACCTTGACTTTTTTGACAATGTGTAAATCCTCCGCACTTGCCTTCGTTCTCATATTCGCTTTCGTCTTCCGCTTAGAGACGCCCTCGGTCAAATTGATAGCTATTATCGCTACAATGACCGTCGGAGTCGTCATGATGGTGGCCGGCGAAACGGCCTTCAATGCCGTCGGTTTCGTCCTGATCATAGCGTCCGCTTTTTTCTCCGGATTCCGATGGGGATTGACGCAGATACTTCTTCTGCGACACCCTGCGACAGCGAATCCATTCTCCacccttttcttcctcaccCCAGTCATGTTCTTTTCTCTACTTCTTATCGCTTTGGCCGTCGAAGGCCCAACGGAGATTATCACTGGCCTCACCGCTCTCGCAGATGCTCATGGCTTTGGATCGGGCATTCTGCTCCTGATCTTCCCAGGTGTTTTAGCATTCTGCATGATTTCGTCCGAATTCGCTTTGCTCAAGCGATCCTCGGTTGTTACCTTGAGTATTTGCGGCATATTCAAGGAGGTAGTCACAATTACTGCGGCGGGCGTGATTTTCCACGACAAACTCACGGCCGTCAATGTGACCGGTCTTATTGTCACCATTGGCAGTATTGCCTCTTACAACTACATGAAGGTATCGAAAATGCGAGCGGAAGCCCAACACAACAATTGGGACTCCAATCCGAACTCGGATTCGGAATGCGACTCTGCTCCAAGACGACAAGGTGATTATCAGCAAGTTGCTAACCCTGAAACGTCCGAAATTCCTGAGAGTCTCGACGTTCATCCTCATGGATTAAACGCTGGGCGCTCGTTCCCTGCGTTGACCGCTGGACCCAGCCACAATATTAACGCGCTCACGATCAGCACTACAAACTTGAGCGATCACGGCCGCGGGTCGACCCATTCGCCTCTAGTCCCTGGTCCATCACCTTTAAGGTCAGCGCCACCAATCATAGTCTCCATGGAGGATGAACTCCAGAAAGCCGGACACAACTTGAGCTCGAATGATACTACCCAGTCTTCCTCAGGACGAGGATCTCCCGCGCAGAGTCATTGA